One window of the Zea mays cultivar B73 chromosome 3, Zm-B73-REFERENCE-NAM-5.0, whole genome shotgun sequence genome contains the following:
- the LOC100278454 gene encoding Ubiquitin-like-specific protease 1D — protein sequence MAAQNAGIIIDCRQAMSPDPPAVELEVIGSSSPSITPCPAAAAPADADFDHDGCTAELSSSTDRELQDHIRQWEGSYGQGVLRRMPDGGEKMHSRVLRMKKELERRRARQRMDVTPLRQTVQAKRTGGSSGEIYNLKSDDETMDSTASKHYPNSSCTTSTKTYTQVKGAAYEEQSSLSHGKYAYPKNGGQISKESLRHQSKTWNLAKNKASPLEIKKDVVLLDDDDDIEPARSADVQISNKWEESNIHYPSSTDPEAVELTYSDMKCLEPEEYLKSPVINFYLQYLKKARPRRDLHMFNTYFYSKLEEALSMPGHHDSEFSKLRRWWRGVDIFKKAYIILPINESMHWSLIIVCMPTKEADSGPIILHLDSLGLHSSQKLFDIVARYIQAERWHLGMDSSYDIPFSGRIWRRLSKNINREKIEVPRQRNEYDCGLFMLYYIDRFIQDAPERLTKEGLGMFGRRWFNHEEASAFRGGIRALLIDLFHSALDDDGPSEAELEDKDIQMD from the exons atGGCCGCGCAGAACGCTGGGATCATCATCGATTGTCGACAGGCGATGTCCCCCGATCCCCCGGCCGTGGAGTTGGAGGTCATCGGCTCATCTTCTCCGTCCATCACGCCATGTCCCGCTGCAGCGGCGCCCGCCGACGCCGATTTCGATCATGACGGATGCACCGCGGAATTATCTTCTTCAACTGATCGAGAATTACAGGACCATATCAGACAGTGGGAAGGGTCCTATGGGCAGGGTGTACTCCGTAGGATGCCGGATGGTGGCGAGAAGATGCATTCACGTGTCCTCCGGATGAAGAAGGAGCTCGAGCGGCGGAGGGCCAGACAGAGGATG GATGTCACGCCCTTGAGACAGACAGTGCAAGCTAAGCGTACTGGTGGCAGCAGTGGAGAAATCTACAACTTAA AGTCTGATGATGAGACCATGGACAGTACGGCTAGCAAACACTATCCAAACTCAAGTTGTACTACATCTACAAAGACCTATACCCAG GTTAAGGGAGCTGCATATGAAGAACAAAGTTCTTTAAGCCATGGCAAATATGCTTACCCAAAGAATGGTGGTCAAATTTCAAAAGAGTCGTTGAGGCATCAATCAAAAAC GTGGAACCTTGCCAAAAATAAGGCCTCACCCTTGGAGATTAAAAAG GATGTAGTTCTGTTGGATGACGATGATGATATAGAGCCTGCTAGATCAGCTGATGTTCAGATATCTAATAAGTG GGAGGAGTCAAATATCCACTATCCTTCAAG CACTGATCCAGAAGCGGTTGAACTGACCTACTCTGACATGAAATGTCTTGAACCAGAAGAATATTTAAAATCACCTGTTATAAATTTTTACCTTCA gtacctcaagaaggcaAGACCTCGCAGGGATTTACACATGTTTAACACCTATTTTTATAGCAAACTCGAAGAAGCACTATCCATGCCG GGTCACCATGACTCAGAATTCAGCAAGTTACGGAGATGGTGGAGAGGTGTAGATATTTTTAAGAAAGCGTACATAATTTTGCCGATTAATGAATC GATGCACTGGAGCTTGATCATTGTTTGCATGCCTACAAAAGAGGCAGATTCTGGGCCAATAATACTTCACTTGGACTCTCTTGGTCTTCACTCCAGTCAAAAGCTTTTTGACATAGTTGCGAG GTATATTCAAGCAGAACGGTGGCACCTAGGGATGGATTCGTCTTATGATATTCCATTTTCAGGGAGGATATGGAGGCGTCTTTCGAAAAATATCAATAGGGAAAAGATTGAG GTGCCACGTCAGCGTAACGAGTATGATTGTGGCCTCTTTATGCTTTACTATATTGACAGGTTTATTCAAGATGCGCCAGAGAGGTTGACAAAAGAGGGCCTTGGCATG TTTGGACGCAGATGGTTCAACCATGAAGAGGCTTCAGCGTTTCGGGGAGGGATACGGGCGCTACTGATTGATCTATTTCATAGTGCTCTAGACGACGATGGACCATCGGAGGCAGAGCTTGAAGACAAGGACATTCAGATGGACTGA